A genome region from Sphingobacteriaceae bacterium GW460-11-11-14-LB5 includes the following:
- a CDS encoding 2-iminoacetate synthase ThiH translates to MNSFNEVFESYSWDDTKASIYDKTAADVERALGSSQRSLEDFKALTSPAALPYLEDMAQISQRLTLDRFGRVIQMYIPLYLSNECNNICTYCGFSYDNKVRRRTLNPMEIMQEVAVIKGMGYDHVLLVTGEANQSVHTDYFKKVLDLISPHFAHISMEVQPLDVADYETLIPHGLNTVLVYQETYHQDDYRKHHPKGKKANFLYRLETPDRLGQAGIHKMGLGVLIGLEDWRTDSFFTALHLSYLEKQYWQSKFSISFPRLRPFSGGLEPKVVMNDKELVQLICAYRLFNSEVELSISTRETMAFRNQVIKLGITAISAGSKTNPGGYQVEPQSLEQFEISDERSAQEIAAMIRKQGYEPIWKDWDRSLISK, encoded by the coding sequence ATGAACAGTTTTAACGAGGTATTCGAATCCTATAGCTGGGATGATACCAAAGCCAGCATTTACGATAAAACAGCAGCCGACGTAGAAAGGGCGCTCGGCAGTAGCCAGCGCAGCCTCGAAGATTTTAAGGCATTGACTTCGCCTGCGGCTTTGCCTTATCTCGAAGATATGGCACAGATAAGTCAGCGCTTAACCTTAGATCGTTTTGGCCGGGTAATCCAGATGTATATTCCGCTTTACCTTTCCAACGAGTGCAACAACATTTGTACCTATTGTGGTTTCAGTTACGATAATAAAGTACGGCGGCGCACCCTTAACCCGATGGAAATTATGCAGGAAGTGGCCGTGATTAAAGGCATGGGTTACGACCATGTTTTACTCGTTACCGGCGAGGCTAACCAAAGTGTGCATACCGATTATTTTAAAAAAGTATTAGACCTGATCAGTCCACATTTTGCCCATATATCGATGGAGGTACAGCCTTTGGATGTAGCAGATTATGAAACACTTATTCCGCACGGTTTAAATACGGTACTCGTTTACCAGGAAACCTATCACCAGGACGATTACCGCAAACATCATCCTAAAGGCAAAAAAGCTAACTTTTTATACCGTTTGGAAACCCCCGACCGTTTAGGGCAGGCCGGTATCCATAAAATGGGACTTGGTGTTTTAATCGGACTGGAAGACTGGCGAACAGATTCATTTTTTACGGCCCTGCATCTATCTTACCTCGAAAAACAGTATTGGCAAAGTAAATTCAGCATCTCGTTCCCCAGGTTACGTCCCTTCAGCGGTGGTTTAGAACCTAAAGTGGTGATGAACGACAAAGAGCTGGTGCAGCTGATTTGTGCTTATCGTTTATTTAACAGCGAAGTAGAATTGTCCATCTCTACCCGCGAAACCATGGCCTTCCGGAACCAGGTGATTAAGCTGGGTATTACCGCCATCAGTGCGGGTTCTAAAACCAATCCCGGTGGTTACCAAGTAGAACCACAATCCTTAGAACAGTTCGAAATATCTGACGAGCGCTCTGCACAGGAAATTGCTGCCATGATCAGAAAACAGGGTTACGAACCGATCTGGAAAGATTGGGACAGGAGTTTAATTAGCAAATGA
- a CDS encoding thiamine biosynthesis protein ThiF produces the protein MLVKEELSRYNRQMILPELGLAGQEKLKAAKVLVIGAGGLGCPILQYLAAAGVGEIGIIDDDVVELSNLHRQILYNHTDIGQPKAKVAAEKLAVLNPNIRLKVYHERFTAASAAKICRDYDLIIDCSDNFSTRYLVNDTCVALGKILLFGSILQFEGQVAVFNYQGSANYRDLYPTPPTENLNCAEGGVIGILPGIVGLYMANEALKLICGIGETLSGKLMTINALNNTVLVFKIAAEKSADPAKPAATKNDKAIPEINKTTLNNWLETQADDVFLIDVRESYEHEEDNIGGINLPLYELTESLAAIPKNKNVVFYCQTGQRSKMAVQLLTGLYQGEVYSLKNGQ, from the coding sequence ATGTTAGTAAAAGAAGAACTGAGCCGTTACAACCGGCAAATGATCTTGCCTGAACTGGGTTTGGCAGGACAGGAAAAGCTAAAGGCCGCTAAGGTACTCGTCATTGGTGCGGGTGGTCTAGGCTGCCCCATTTTGCAATACCTGGCAGCAGCGGGAGTGGGCGAAATCGGCATTATAGATGACGATGTAGTGGAACTGAGCAATCTGCACCGGCAAATCCTTTATAACCATACCGACATTGGTCAGCCGAAGGCAAAGGTAGCGGCTGAGAAACTGGCGGTGCTTAATCCAAATATTCGCCTTAAGGTTTATCATGAACGTTTTACCGCAGCAAGCGCCGCCAAGATCTGTCGGGATTACGATCTGATAATCGATTGTTCTGATAACTTTAGTACCCGCTATCTCGTAAACGATACCTGTGTGGCTTTAGGAAAAATACTCTTGTTCGGCTCTATTTTACAATTTGAAGGACAGGTAGCCGTATTTAACTACCAGGGTAGTGCAAACTATAGAGACCTCTATCCGACACCACCCACTGAAAACCTGAACTGCGCAGAAGGAGGGGTAATTGGTATTTTACCCGGCATAGTGGGTTTGTACATGGCCAACGAAGCCCTGAAATTAATTTGTGGTATTGGCGAAACCCTTTCCGGTAAACTCATGACCATTAATGCGTTGAACAATACCGTACTGGTATTTAAAATTGCAGCCGAAAAATCAGCTGATCCCGCAAAACCAGCAGCCACAAAAAACGATAAAGCTATACCAGAAATCAATAAAACCACCTTAAATAACTGGCTGGAAACCCAAGCCGATGATGTTTTTTTAATTGATGTACGCGAAAGTTACGAACATGAAGAGGACAATATTGGGGGCATCAACCTTCCCCTGTATGAACTAACGGAGTCGCTTGCCGCGATCCCAAAGAACAAAAACGTAGTTTTTTACTGCCAAACCGGGCAAAGAAGCAAAATGGCCGTGCAGTTATTGACTGGGCTTTACCAGGGAGAGGTGTATAGCTTAAAAAATGGGCAATAA
- a CDS encoding nuclease translates to MKCLSRWILLLSLLLISSSHEAAQQIVLKTFTAKVIRIMDGDTMEVLYHNQPIKIRLAHIDCPEKRGSQPFGNNAKKALSDLCFGQMVNVQGQKYDRYKRLIAVIINAKKQVVNQEMIKKGMAWHYKKYSNDLLYAQLEITARKNKVGLWQEADAVAPWAWRETKHALTK, encoded by the coding sequence ATGAAGTGTCTAAGCAGATGGATTTTACTCCTCTCGTTATTATTGATAAGCAGTAGCCATGAAGCTGCACAACAAATCGTTTTAAAAACCTTTACCGCCAAAGTCATCCGCATCATGGATGGCGACACCATGGAGGTCTTATACCACAACCAGCCCATCAAAATCCGTTTGGCGCATATCGATTGCCCTGAAAAACGTGGATCACAACCTTTTGGTAACAATGCTAAAAAAGCCTTATCCGATTTATGTTTCGGGCAAATGGTGAACGTACAAGGCCAAAAATACGACCGCTACAAAAGGTTAATTGCTGTGATTATCAACGCTAAAAAACAAGTGGTGAACCAGGAAATGATCAAGAAAGGTATGGCCTGGCATTATAAAAAATACTCGAATGATTTGCTTTATGCGCAGCTGGAAATCACCGCCAGGAAAAATAAGGTAGGCTTATGGCAGGAAGCAGATGCCGTAGCGCCCTGGGCCTGGCGGGAAACAAAGCATGCTTTGACAAAATAG
- a CDS encoding very short patch repair endonuclease has translation MATKKYPEDKDVIKVPRFEEAAGFYTTIERSKRMANIKSKNTKAEVLLRKALWAKGLRFRIHVKNMPGKPDIVINKYRLAIFVDGSFWHGYKWEQKKAEIKSNMDFWIPKIESNMLRDVKNSKDLEDAGYTVMRFWDHQIKKELKKCINQICLYVETAKTSSIPSLM, from the coding sequence ATGGCTACCAAAAAATATCCGGAAGATAAAGATGTCATTAAAGTACCTCGCTTTGAAGAGGCCGCAGGTTTCTATACTACCATAGAGCGTAGTAAAAGAATGGCCAATATTAAAAGCAAAAATACTAAAGCAGAAGTGTTATTAAGAAAAGCACTATGGGCAAAAGGGCTACGTTTTCGAATACACGTAAAAAATATGCCTGGCAAACCGGATATTGTGATCAATAAATATCGTTTGGCCATATTTGTTGATGGGAGTTTCTGGCATGGGTACAAATGGGAACAGAAAAAAGCAGAAATCAAAAGTAATATGGATTTTTGGATTCCAAAGATCGAAAGCAATATGCTAAGAGATGTTAAAAATAGTAAGGATCTGGAAGATGCTGGTTATACTGTTATGAGGTTTTGGGATCACCAGATTAAAAAAGAACTCAAAAAGTGTATTAATCAAATTTGTTTATATGTAGAAACTGCTAAAACAAGCTCAATTCCTTCACTTATGTAA
- a CDS encoding transcriptional regulator has protein sequence MDIKIKFGNKIKALREAKGLSQEAFANLANIDRTYLPGIEKGKRNVSITVIQKLAIALNVSPGSLFD, from the coding sequence GTGGATATCAAAATCAAATTTGGAAATAAGATAAAAGCCTTACGAGAAGCTAAAGGATTGTCCCAAGAGGCTTTTGCAAACTTAGCAAACATTGACAGAACTTATTTGCCTGGTATTGAAAAGGGAAAACGTAATGTATCCATCACTGTTATTCAGAAGCTTGCAATAGCGCTCAATGTTAGCCCTGGAAGTCTTTTCGATTAA
- a CDS encoding DNA (cytosine-5-)-methyltransferase has protein sequence MKLKPKKEDTVEQFGIKDFVHNLDKINTKRPGNERDAVITHFIQNLNHQSEQSYRSDALRFLSEMTPSDIFNQFNIEELVKLIAKEMNKIPFPAPKKPKFTFIDLFAGIGGFRLAMQNLGGKCVFTSEWDKNAKITYLHNYGEVPFGDITDPEIKAYIPKEFDVLCAGFPCQAFSIAGKRGGFEDTRGTLFFDVAEIIRTRKPKAIFLENVKGLRNHDKGKTLSTILNVLREDLGYEVPEPQIINAKDFGVPQNRERIYIVGYKKEHKHIDFNYPKPTNNKVTFADIKEEEIVPTKYYLSKQYLSTLHSHKNRHAEKGNGFGFQIIGDNEISNAIVVGGMGRERNLVYDHRIVDYTATTHIRGEVNREGIRKMTPKEWSRLQGFPKSFLIKVSDSSAYKQFGNSVAVPAIQATGKALLESLTII, from the coding sequence ATGAAACTGAAGCCAAAAAAGGAAGACACTGTAGAACAATTTGGAATTAAGGATTTTGTACATAATCTTGATAAGATCAATACTAAACGCCCTGGTAATGAAAGAGATGCTGTAATCACGCATTTCATTCAAAACTTAAATCACCAATCTGAACAAAGTTATCGTTCCGATGCCCTACGTTTTCTATCAGAGATGACGCCTAGTGATATCTTTAATCAGTTTAATATTGAAGAATTGGTTAAGCTTATTGCTAAAGAAATGAATAAGATTCCATTTCCAGCGCCGAAAAAACCAAAGTTTACTTTTATAGATCTATTTGCTGGTATTGGTGGTTTTCGACTCGCTATGCAAAATCTCGGCGGAAAATGCGTTTTTACTAGTGAATGGGATAAAAATGCAAAAATAACTTATCTACATAATTACGGTGAAGTTCCTTTCGGTGATATTACCGATCCTGAGATAAAGGCTTATATACCAAAAGAATTTGACGTTTTATGTGCTGGCTTCCCATGTCAGGCATTTTCTATTGCAGGAAAACGCGGCGGTTTTGAGGATACCAGGGGAACCCTATTTTTTGATGTAGCAGAAATCATCAGAACTAGAAAACCAAAAGCGATCTTTCTTGAGAATGTGAAGGGACTCAGAAATCACGATAAGGGCAAAACGCTTTCAACCATTCTCAATGTATTAAGAGAAGACCTTGGATATGAGGTGCCCGAGCCACAAATTATCAACGCTAAAGATTTTGGCGTACCACAAAATAGGGAGCGTATTTACATAGTCGGTTATAAAAAGGAGCATAAACATATTGATTTCAATTATCCAAAGCCAACAAATAATAAGGTGACTTTTGCTGATATCAAGGAGGAGGAAATTGTTCCGACCAAATATTATCTATCGAAACAATATCTCTCTACTCTTCATAGCCATAAGAATAGGCATGCTGAAAAAGGGAATGGATTTGGTTTTCAGATTATTGGAGACAATGAAATTTCAAATGCAATTGTTGTAGGTGGAATGGGAAGGGAACGGAATCTTGTATATGATCACAGAATCGTAGATTATACTGCAACGACTCATATAAGAGGTGAGGTAAACAGAGAGGGGATTAGAAAGATGACCCCAAAAGAATGGTCAAGATTACAAGGTTTCCCAAAATCATTTTTAATTAAAGTCTCTGACTCATCAGCATACAAGCAGTTTGGCAATTCCGTAGCTGTTCCTGCGATTCAAGCAACAGGAAAAGCCTTACTTGAAAGCCTTACTATTATATAG
- a CDS encoding trans-aconitate 2-methyltransferase, translating into MQNTPHPQPDTWSAAQYRKFEKERNRPIIDLLSQVPTGEKAKVIDLGCGPGNSTEFLHQYFPNAAVRGIDSSVDMIEAARKRLPNLQFEVADISQWEGDGPYDLIFANASLQWVPDHAVLFPALIEKLAKGGVLAVQMPDNLDEHTHRLMRLTAANGPWAEKLAIAAKRLPREGAEWYYQNLRSKVETLDIWRTTYYHPLSGGAAAIVEWLKGTGLRPFLDPLTADEKEAFLASYQTEISKVYPVFPDGSVLLPFPRLFMVATNFNNS; encoded by the coding sequence ATGCAAAACACACCCCACCCTCAACCCGATACATGGTCGGCGGCACAGTATCGTAAATTCGAAAAAGAGCGTAACCGCCCTATTATAGATCTTTTATCGCAGGTTCCTACAGGAGAAAAGGCCAAAGTGATCGATCTTGGCTGCGGGCCAGGTAATTCTACCGAATTTCTTCATCAATATTTCCCCAATGCAGCCGTTAGGGGGATAGACAGTTCTGTGGACATGATCGAGGCTGCCCGTAAGCGATTACCTAATCTGCAGTTTGAGGTAGCCGATATTAGCCAGTGGGAAGGTGACGGGCCTTATGATTTGATTTTTGCTAATGCTTCCTTACAATGGGTGCCTGATCATGCGGTTTTATTTCCGGCTTTAATTGAAAAACTAGCAAAAGGTGGTGTTTTGGCAGTTCAAATGCCCGATAATTTGGATGAACATACACATCGTTTAATGCGGCTAACCGCTGCCAATGGCCCCTGGGCAGAAAAGTTAGCCATTGCTGCAAAACGTTTACCACGGGAAGGTGCCGAATGGTATTATCAAAATTTACGCAGTAAAGTAGAAACATTAGATATCTGGCGTACCACCTACTACCATCCGCTTTCGGGTGGTGCAGCAGCTATAGTAGAATGGCTAAAGGGCACAGGCTTACGTCCCTTTCTTGATCCTTTAACAGCCGATGAAAAAGAGGCTTTCCTTGCCTCATATCAGACGGAAATTAGTAAGGTATATCCTGTATTTCCTGATGGAAGTGTGCTACTGCCATTTCCACGTTTGTTTATGGTCGCCACTAACTTTAATAATAGCTGA
- a CDS encoding excinuclease ABC subunit C has product MSYFAYVIKSVHFDYFYKGHCEDLEKRIKEHNAGKTKSNKAYLPFIIFYYEEFQTRDEAIKKEKFFKSASGRRYLKNKMVP; this is encoded by the coding sequence ATGAGTTACTTTGCCTATGTAATTAAAAGTGTGCACTTTGATTATTTTTACAAAGGGCATTGCGAAGATTTAGAGAAACGAATAAAAGAACACAACGCTGGTAAGACGAAATCAAATAAGGCTTATCTCCCCTTCATTATTTTTTATTATGAAGAGTTCCAAACCAGGGACGAAGCAATTAAAAAAGAAAAATTTTTTAAATCTGCTTCAGGAAGGCGATATTTGAAAAATAAAATGGTCCCGTAG
- a CDS encoding methionine--tRNA ligase, with product MVLDNSKIKRYTVTAALPYTNGPVHIGHLAGVYIPADIYARYLRSNKRDVKFICGSDENGVPITLKAKREGITPQEVVDKYHKIIGDSFKEFGVSFDIYHRTSSLTHHQTAADFFETLYDKGVFTEEITEQYYDATAKQFLADRYITGTCPKCGNENAYGDQCENCGSTLNATDLINPKSTLSGDKPILKETKNWFLPLDKYEDRLRTYIESHKEWRPNVYGQCQSWLNAGLQPRAMTRDLDWGVRVPLRDAEGKVLYVWFDAPIGYISATKELCNYAKLDVWNPKAEEYYISSYENDKCGWEEYWKSDETKLVHFIGKDNIVFHCIIFPAMLMAHGEYTLADNVPANEFLNLEGQKISTSKNWAVWLNEYLREFEGKQDVLRYVLTATAPETKDNDFTWKDFQARNNNELVAILGNFVNRVVVLTHKYFGGTVPTCMEITEVDQAVIDELASYPAKISASIENYRFREALSEVMNVARLGNKYLAETEPWKLIKTDEDRVRTILHIALQIAANIQILIEPFLPFTAEKLMKMLKNGGHDWDDAGTVSLLKRGHEIGEAVLLFDKIEDAEIDFQIEKLNQSKASNAASNVVAVPAKENIQFDDFSAMDIRVATIIAAEKVEKTKKLLKLTVNTGIDERTVVSGIAEYYKPEDIVGKQVSMIVNLAPREIKGILSQGMILMAENAEGKLTFVAPVEKFQEGSVIR from the coding sequence ATTGTTTTGGATAATAGTAAAATAAAAAGATATACCGTAACTGCAGCGCTTCCATATACCAATGGACCGGTTCATATTGGACACCTGGCTGGTGTTTACATCCCTGCAGATATTTATGCCCGTTATTTAAGGTCGAATAAACGCGATGTAAAGTTCATCTGTGGATCTGACGAAAATGGTGTGCCCATTACTTTAAAAGCCAAAAGAGAAGGAATTACGCCTCAGGAAGTGGTAGATAAGTACCATAAAATTATTGGCGATTCGTTTAAAGAATTCGGGGTATCTTTCGATATCTATCACCGTACCTCATCGCTTACCCATCATCAAACAGCTGCCGATTTCTTCGAAACCCTCTACGATAAAGGTGTTTTTACAGAAGAAATTACCGAACAATATTACGATGCCACTGCAAAACAATTTTTGGCCGATCGTTACATTACCGGTACCTGCCCTAAATGTGGTAACGAAAATGCTTATGGCGATCAGTGCGAAAACTGTGGCTCTACGCTTAATGCAACCGACTTAATCAATCCAAAATCGACGCTATCAGGCGATAAACCCATTTTAAAAGAAACAAAGAACTGGTTTCTGCCACTGGATAAATATGAAGACCGTTTACGTACTTATATCGAAAGCCATAAAGAGTGGCGCCCGAATGTATATGGCCAATGCCAAAGCTGGTTAAATGCAGGCTTACAGCCAAGAGCAATGACCCGCGATTTAGATTGGGGCGTGCGTGTTCCGCTTCGCGATGCTGAAGGTAAAGTGCTTTATGTGTGGTTTGATGCCCCTATTGGATATATTTCTGCGACCAAAGAGCTGTGTAACTATGCAAAGCTGGATGTATGGAATCCTAAGGCTGAAGAATATTACATCAGCAGTTACGAAAACGATAAGTGTGGTTGGGAAGAATACTGGAAAAGCGACGAAACCAAATTGGTTCACTTTATCGGTAAAGATAATATCGTTTTCCATTGCATTATTTTCCCTGCGATGTTAATGGCACATGGCGAATATACTTTGGCGGATAATGTGCCCGCAAACGAATTCTTAAATTTAGAAGGACAAAAAATATCGACTTCTAAAAACTGGGCAGTTTGGTTAAACGAATATTTAAGAGAGTTTGAAGGCAAGCAGGATGTATTGCGTTATGTATTAACTGCAACCGCTCCTGAGACTAAGGATAACGATTTTACCTGGAAAGATTTTCAGGCGAGAAATAACAACGAACTGGTAGCCATACTCGGCAACTTTGTAAACCGTGTTGTCGTGCTTACCCATAAATACTTCGGTGGTACGGTGCCTACCTGCATGGAAATTACAGAAGTAGATCAGGCGGTTATAGACGAGCTGGCCAGCTACCCTGCTAAAATCTCGGCATCTATCGAAAACTACCGTTTTAGAGAGGCACTATCAGAGGTAATGAATGTTGCCCGTTTAGGAAATAAATACCTGGCCGAAACCGAGCCATGGAAACTTATTAAAACCGACGAAGACCGCGTAAGAACAATCTTGCATATTGCACTTCAGATAGCAGCCAATATTCAGATCCTGATCGAACCTTTCCTGCCATTTACGGCCGAAAAGTTAATGAAGATGCTTAAAAATGGCGGTCATGACTGGGATGATGCAGGTACGGTGAGCCTGTTAAAACGTGGTCACGAAATTGGCGAGGCCGTGCTCTTGTTTGATAAAATTGAAGATGCTGAGATCGACTTTCAGATCGAGAAGCTCAACCAAAGCAAGGCCAGTAATGCGGCGAGTAATGTTGTTGCTGTTCCGGCAAAAGAAAATATCCAGTTCGACGATTTCTCGGCAATGGATATCCGTGTGGCCACTATTATAGCTGCAGAAAAGGTAGAGAAAACCAAAAAACTGTTAAAGTTAACAGTAAATACAGGTATTGATGAAAGAACTGTGGTTTCTGGTATTGCCGAATATTATAAACCTGAAGATATTGTAGGCAAACAGGTTAGTATGATTGTTAACCTGGCGCCCAGAGAAATCAAAGGGATTTTATCGCAAGGCATGATTTTGATGGCCGAAAATGCTGAAGGCAAACTTACTTTTGTAGCACCTGTAGAAAAGTTTCAGGAAGGCAGTGTAATCAGATAG
- a CDS encoding LD-carboxypeptidase codes for MIKQPPYLKKGDKIALVCPAKKLPKPINHAIVQLESWGLEVIIGESVYASHHQFAGTDALRTKDIQRFLDDPSIKAIISGRGGYGTIRIIDDLDFTEFNKNPKWFVGFSDITVLLSHIIAQCHTQCLHAQMPYTFDESTEEALISLKKALFGEKQTYSYQSDFKNRAGEATGLLIGGNLSLLTMVQGSVSEMDFTHKILFLEDVGEQEYGIDRMLRMLKRAGKLKALKGLIIGAFNEIEEEKISFGQTADEVIWDIVKDYNFPVCFNFPTGHIDNNLSMVLGAEVSLKVETNNVQFKYL; via the coding sequence ATGATTAAGCAGCCCCCGTATTTAAAAAAAGGAGATAAGATTGCCCTGGTATGTCCGGCAAAGAAATTACCCAAACCTATAAACCATGCCATAGTGCAATTAGAAAGCTGGGGTTTGGAGGTTATTATTGGCGAAAGTGTATATGCCAGTCACCACCAGTTTGCAGGAACTGATGCTTTAAGAACTAAAGACATTCAACGTTTTTTGGATGATCCATCTATAAAAGCAATTATTTCGGGCCGTGGTGGTTATGGCACCATCAGGATTATTGATGACCTGGATTTTACTGAATTTAACAAAAACCCGAAATGGTTTGTTGGTTTCAGCGATATTACCGTGCTGCTCTCCCATATAATTGCCCAATGCCATACGCAGTGTTTACACGCCCAAATGCCTTATACTTTTGACGAATCTACTGAAGAAGCACTAATCTCTCTAAAAAAAGCGCTATTTGGCGAAAAACAGACCTATTCTTACCAAAGCGACTTTAAAAACAGGGCAGGAGAAGCAACCGGGCTTTTGATTGGTGGTAATTTAAGTTTGCTCACCATGGTACAGGGCTCGGTTTCCGAAATGGATTTTACGCATAAAATTCTCTTTTTGGAGGACGTGGGCGAGCAAGAATATGGCATAGACCGCATGTTGCGCATGCTGAAAAGGGCGGGAAAGCTAAAAGCCTTAAAGGGTTTGATTATTGGCGCCTTTAATGAAATTGAAGAAGAAAAGATTTCTTTCGGTCAAACAGCTGATGAGGTAATTTGGGATATTGTTAAAGACTATAATTTTCCGGTTTGCTTTAATTTCCCAACCGGCCATATCGACAATAACCTGAGTATGGTTCTAGGTGCCGAGGTGAGCTTAAAAGTAGAAACAAATAACGTTCAATTTAAATATTTATAA
- a CDS encoding DoxX family protein, with translation MAILDNLGKYRNTGLLLLRIGLGVMFIIHGFPKLAGGPDGWTGLGGSMKVIGINFLPIFWGFMAAATETFGGFLLIVGLFFRPALILLIFTMIIAALVHFGKGDGLQGASHAIELGIVFFGLIFIGPGKYSVDKK, from the coding sequence ATGGCGATTTTAGACAATTTAGGAAAATACCGCAATACAGGCTTGTTACTGCTACGCATTGGTTTAGGCGTAATGTTTATTATTCATGGTTTCCCGAAACTTGCAGGCGGGCCAGATGGCTGGACTGGTTTAGGGGGAAGTATGAAAGTAATCGGCATCAACTTTTTACCGATATTTTGGGGCTTTATGGCGGCCGCTACCGAAACCTTCGGTGGTTTCCTTTTGATTGTAGGATTGTTTTTCCGTCCGGCATTAATTTTATTAATCTTTACGATGATTATAGCCGCACTGGTTCATTTCGGTAAGGGAGATGGTTTACAAGGCGCCAGCCATGCAATTGAATTAGGTATTGTTTTTTTCGGATTGATTTTTATCGGCCCGGGGAAGTATAGTGTGGATAAGAAATAA
- a CDS encoding RagB/SusD family nutrient uptake outer membrane protein has product MKKYLKSYRLQLVKAAIVAIPLFASITSCKKETLQIAPELSLPDVSAYETPARIEALVTGLYSTAKSGSLFGGRYQIYNDIRAEEFINRTSNGVTGSTVYNSTNNNGDTYVGNFWNQGYLLINRVNVFLDGLEANKSKLTQAQYDQFSSEAKFLRGLTYFSLVQIFAKPYISNAGASRGLPLRLLPEISTANNILKSSSVAEIYTQILKDLDAAETGLPNTYSTALLRTTRAHKNTAIALKTRVYLTMGNYAKVVEEGDKIVPATAPFSTSARAPHALAASLRAVFTAPYTTSESIFSFPFAATNAPGTQNQIGYYFSWDGGGNLDYAINTTTGTYSGIYTDPIWPASDARKTSALISTATISGTLYTYPTKHSAVSPFVDYVTMIRYAEVLLNVAEAEALRTGGNLVRSRALLDAVRKRSDATYDFGVLATGAQLADVILKERRIELLMEGFRYNDIARKNLPLKSFGANATIPVADVRYTFPIPAQEIISNPAAEW; this is encoded by the coding sequence ATGAAAAAATACTTAAAATCATATAGGTTACAATTAGTCAAAGCGGCTATTGTGGCTATCCCTTTATTCGCGAGCATCACATCTTGTAAAAAAGAAACGTTGCAAATTGCCCCAGAGTTATCATTGCCTGATGTAAGTGCTTATGAAACCCCAGCACGTATAGAGGCCTTGGTAACCGGTTTATATTCAACCGCAAAGAGCGGATCTTTATTTGGTGGACGTTATCAGATTTATAATGACATTAGAGCTGAAGAATTTATAAATCGTACTTCTAATGGCGTAACAGGCTCAACGGTCTATAATTCGACCAATAACAACGGCGATACTTATGTTGGTAACTTCTGGAACCAGGGATATTTACTAATTAACAGGGTAAATGTCTTTCTTGATGGGCTTGAGGCCAACAAAAGTAAACTAACCCAGGCTCAATATGATCAATTTTCATCTGAAGCCAAGTTTTTACGTGGTTTGACCTATTTCAGTTTGGTTCAAATTTTCGCTAAGCCTTATATTTCCAATGCAGGTGCTTCTAGAGGATTACCATTGCGTTTGCTCCCTGAAATTAGCACAGCAAATAACATATTAAAAAGCAGTAGTGTAGCCGAAATTTATACTCAGATTCTTAAAGATCTTGATGCTGCAGAAACCGGTCTTCCTAACACCTATTCAACCGCTTTGCTTCGAACAACAAGGGCTCATAAAAATACCGCCATTGCATTAAAAACAAGAGTCTATTTAACTATGGGTAACTACGCGAAAGTTGTTGAGGAAGGCGATAAAATTGTTCCGGCAACCGCACCTTTTTCTACCTCTGCCCGTGCGCCACATGCTCTAGCCGCTTCATTAAGAGCAGTATTTACTGCACCATATACAACTTCAGAATCGATTTTTTCTTTTCCGTTTGCTGCTACAAACGCACCTGGCACTCAGAATCAAATTGGTTACTACTTCAGTTGGGATGGTGGAGGTAACTTAGATTATGCTATAAACACCACTACAGGTACTTATTCTGGCATATATACTGATCCAATTTGGCCTGCTTCTGATGCAAGAAAAACATCAGCTTTAATCTCTACAGCTACTATTAGTGGAACGTTATATACTTACCCAACAAAACATAGTGCTGTAAGTCCTTTTGTAGATTATGTAACCATGATCAGATACGCAGAAGTGTTGTTAAACGTTGCTGAAGCAGAAGCGTTACGCACAGGTGGTAACCTGGTTCGTTCAAGAGCTTTGCTTGATGCTGTTCGTAAGCGCTCAGATGCGACTTATGATTTTGGCGTTTTAGCAACTGGTGCTCAACTTGCTGATGTGATCCTAAAGGAAAGAAGAATAGAATTGTTAATGGAAGGCTTCAGGTATAATGATATCGCCAGAAAAAACTTACCCCTAAAATCATTTGGAGCTAACGCTACTATTCCTGTAGCAGATGTTAGGTATACATTTCCTATTCCTGCCCAGGAGATTATTAGTAATCCTGCAGCTGAATGGTAA